Proteins encoded together in one Hevea brasiliensis isolate MT/VB/25A 57/8 chromosome 16, ASM3005281v1, whole genome shotgun sequence window:
- the LOC110650950 gene encoding V-type proton ATPase 16 kDa proteolipid subunit, with product MASVFSGDETAPFFGFLGAAAALVFSCMGAAYGTAKSGVGVASMGVMRPELVMKSIVPVVMAGVLGIYGLIIAVIISTGINPKAKSYYLFDGYAHLSSGLACGLAGLSAGMAIGIVGDAGVRANAQQPKLFVGMILILIFAEALALYGLIVGIILSSRAGQSRAD from the exons ATGGCCTCTGTATTTAGTGGCGATGAAACAGCGCCTTTCTTCGGCTTCCTTGGCGCCGCTGCTGCCCTTGTTTTCTCTT GTATGGGAGCTGCCTATGGGACTGCAAAGAGCGGTGTTGGAGTAGCGTCAATGGGCGTGATGAGACCGGAGCTCGTCATGAAATCAATTGTTCCCGTTGTCATGGCTGGAGTTCTCGGTATCTATGGTTTGATCATTGCTGTTATTATTAGCACTGGGATTAACCCTAAAGCCAAATCATATTACCTCTTTGATGGTTATGCTCATCTCTCATCGGGTCTGGCTTGTGGTCTTGCTGGCCTTTCTGCTGGTATGGCTATTGGTATTGTTGGCGATGCTGGTGTTAG AGCTAATGCACAGCAGCCAAAGCTTTTTGTTGGCATGATTCTCATTTTAATCTTTGCTGAGGCACTGGCTTTGTATGGACTCATTGTTGGCATCATCCTCTCTTCCCGAGCTGGCCAATCCAGAGCTGACTAG